The following proteins are co-located in the Octopus sinensis linkage group LG24, ASM634580v1, whole genome shotgun sequence genome:
- the LOC115223903 gene encoding uncharacterized protein LOC115223903 isoform X2, with protein MPTIIPADPDAIPDTGAIPDTGAVPDPDAKPYPNVIPESNVITERDAMPSPAQEEQSPCFDGDVEGAASQACSEDNEQDTPKHKETDTHVQIDEDSKDLPPKLSLTDDNKPEAECLIQEGKAKVIFKPGSRAVDIEQNSPKSTPSLQPQVPSSKTKSQQSLLKYFLISIILLIVAITLAIIAIVLSQRQYPLPAPPLFQHAFFLLKTRGYTELDGPTNLQWIKDESQDLGNIKLINGSYIVIPQDGIYQITCAVQLHIPVGAPPAVTTIMLERKNSEKDYVFMKKSSSSLNITEHAMIQLSFRYKLTVNDAVFLRMNQAKFISPNKPSSFLYMSRLN; from the exons ATGCCCACTATTATACCCGCAGatcctgatgcaataccagataCTGGTGCAATACCAGATACTGGTGCAGTACCAGATCCTGATGCAAAACCCTATCCTAATGTAATACCTGAGTCTAATGTAATAACTGAGCGTGATGCTATGCCATCGCCTGCTCAAGAAGAACAATCACCGTGTTTCGACGGAGACGTGGAAGGAGCTGCTAGCCAAGCCTGCAGTGAGGACAACGAACAAGACACACCAAAACACAAGGAAACTGACACCCATGTTCAAATTGATGAAGACAGTAAAGATCTACCACCAAAATTGTCATTAACCGATGACAATAAACCTGAAGCTGAATGTTTAATTCAAGAAGGAAAAGCTAAAGTAATTTTCAAACCAGGAAGTAGAGCAGTCGACATCGAACAAAACAGTCCTAAATCAACACCTTCATTGCAACCCCAGGTACCATCAAGCAAAACTAAATCCCAGCAGTCtctcttaaaatattttctaatctcTATTATTCTTCTCATTGTTGCGATAACACTGGCGATTATTGCTATTGTCCTATCTCAG CGGCAGTATCCTCTACCAGCTCCTCcactat TTCAACATGCCTTCTTTCTCCTAAAAACAAGGGGTTACACTGAGTTAG atgGACCGACTAATTTACAGTGGATAAAAGATGAGAGCCAGGATCTAGGCAACATCAAACTGATTAATGGCAGTTACATTGTTATACCTCAAGATGGGATTTACCAAATAACTTGTGCAGTGCAATTACATATTCCAGTTGGTGCTCCACCAGCAGTTACAACCATAATGTTGGAGAGAAAGAATAGTGAAAAAGATTATGTGTTCATGAAGAAAAGTTCAAGTTCTTTAAACATAACGGAACATGCCATGATACAATTATCATTTAGATACAAACTTACAGTTAATGACGCAGTATTTTTGAGGATGAACCAGGCAAAATTCATCAGCCCCAATAAGCCCTCTAGCTTTTTGTATATGAGCAGGTTAAACTAA